In the Gemmatimonadaceae bacterium genome, one interval contains:
- a CDS encoding dihydrofolate reductase family protein: MKCSVFIAASVDGFIARPDGDIDWLLNPEYASGAGGGPFGYDEFIASVDVLVMGRNSFEKVLSFPTWPYDKTPVIVLSTRELAIPDHLAGSVTAENSTPRELVARLKSEGRTHLYIDGGVTIQRFLQAKLIDEMTITRIPVLLGEGIPLFGFIGGDVQLIHRETLSFDNGFVQTRYGVLIASAPARRPES; the protein is encoded by the coding sequence ATGAAATGCTCAGTCTTCATTGCAGCAAGCGTCGATGGGTTCATTGCGCGACCGGACGGCGATATCGACTGGCTGCTCAACCCCGAGTACGCTTCCGGCGCGGGCGGAGGCCCGTTCGGCTATGACGAGTTCATCGCGTCCGTCGACGTGCTGGTCATGGGGCGGAACAGCTTCGAGAAAGTATTGAGCTTCCCGACATGGCCCTATGACAAGACCCCCGTCATTGTGTTGTCGACCCGTGAGCTGGCGATCCCCGATCATCTCGCTGGATCGGTGACCGCCGAGAATTCGACGCCTCGGGAGCTCGTCGCGCGACTCAAATCCGAAGGTAGGACGCATTTGTACATCGATGGCGGCGTAACCATTCAGCGGTTTTTGCAGGCGAAGCTTATCGACGAGATGACCATTACCCGCATTCCTGTGCTCCTCGGCGAAGGTATCCCGTTGTTCGGGTTTATTGGAGGGGATGTGCAGTTGATTCATCGCGAGACGTTGAGCTTCGACAACGGGTTCGTTCAGACCAGGTACGGGGTACTGATTGCGAGCGCGCCAGCCAGGCGCCCGGAAAGCTGA
- a CDS encoding AAA family ATPase: MTCVIHPLAVAGLTSYRPLTARRIDMPPRPKSETTRKVVGSPFLTRVALREDRTVPGVHPFTLPILADGLALEFTTPVTFFVGENGSGKSTLLEALAWSTGFGMHGGNRDHQFADGTEGHALGRALRLSWRQRSTDGFFLRAETLHSFTTQLESAESTWSRYGGKSFHERSHGEAFLALFEHRFEDGLYLLDEPEAALSPQRQLAFLRIVHDLASQRIAQFIVATHSPILLSLPGATVLSFDSGEITAVDYRETEHFTLTRDFLNAPERFFRHLFAEGDVGLPEDA, from the coding sequence GTGACATGTGTCATCCATCCGCTTGCCGTCGCCGGCCTGACCAGTTACCGTCCACTCACTGCCCGCCGAATCGACATGCCGCCGCGACCAAAGTCGGAGACAACCAGAAAAGTTGTCGGTAGTCCTTTTCTAACCCGCGTCGCACTCCGCGAAGATCGAACGGTGCCGGGAGTGCATCCATTCACCCTCCCGATTCTGGCCGACGGCCTCGCTCTCGAATTCACCACGCCAGTGACGTTCTTCGTTGGTGAAAACGGGTCGGGCAAGTCGACGCTTCTAGAGGCTCTCGCCTGGAGCACCGGCTTCGGCATGCACGGCGGCAACCGGGATCACCAGTTCGCCGACGGCACCGAAGGACACGCACTCGGCCGCGCACTCCGTTTGAGCTGGCGCCAGCGAAGCACCGACGGATTCTTTCTGCGCGCGGAGACGCTCCATAGTTTCACGACGCAGCTTGAATCCGCCGAGAGTACCTGGAGCCGGTACGGCGGAAAGTCGTTCCACGAGCGGTCGCACGGCGAGGCGTTTCTCGCGCTGTTCGAGCATCGTTTCGAGGATGGACTTTACCTTCTTGATGAACCGGAGGCGGCACTGTCGCCGCAGCGGCAACTTGCCTTTCTACGAATCGTCCATGACCTCGCGTCGCAGCGAATTGCACAGTTCATTGTCGCTACGCACTCGCCGATACTTCTAAGCCTGCCAGGCGCGACGGTATTGAGTTTCGATTCGGGAGAGATCACAGCGGTTGACTACCGCGAAACGGAGCACTTCACCCTCACCCGCGATTTTCTGAACGCGCCTGAGCGTTTCTTCCGTCACTTGTTTGCGGAAGGTGATGTCGGCCTGCCGGAGGATGCATAG
- a CDS encoding O-methyltransferase: MIYVIPEQIRNYLDSLIPERVAELAEMEAHALEHDFPIIGPACGHLCYLIARMTGARNIFELGSGFGYSTAFFARAVKENGGGAVHHVVWDEELSQQARKHLGNMGFNDIVRYHMGEAVQTLRESDDQFDIVFNDIDKNAYPASLPVIESKLRNGGVLIIDNMLWSGRIFDTADHAPDTDGVREFTRLITASPKWITSLVPIRDGLIVALKVAGG; encoded by the coding sequence ATGATCTACGTCATACCGGAACAAATCCGGAACTACCTCGACTCGCTGATACCCGAGCGGGTCGCCGAGCTGGCGGAGATGGAAGCGCACGCGCTCGAGCACGACTTTCCGATCATCGGCCCTGCATGCGGACACCTCTGCTACCTCATCGCACGCATGACCGGCGCCCGTAACATCTTCGAGCTCGGATCCGGATTCGGGTACTCGACGGCGTTTTTTGCGCGTGCGGTCAAGGAAAATGGTGGAGGTGCCGTTCACCACGTTGTCTGGGATGAAGAGCTTTCGCAACAAGCCCGCAAACACCTTGGCAACATGGGTTTCAACGACATCGTCCGATATCACATGGGCGAGGCCGTGCAGACCCTGCGGGAAAGCGACGACCAGTTCGACATCGTTTTCAACGACATCGACAAGAACGCATATCCGGCCTCTCTGCCCGTGATCGAGTCGAAGCTGAGGAACGGAGGCGTACTCATAATCGACAACATGCTCTGGAGCGGACGGATCTTCGACACGGCCGATCACGCTCCCGACACAGACGGCGTGCGGGAATTCACCCGCCTGATCACTGCCAGTCCCAAGTGGATCACCTCTCTCGTCCCCATCCGCGACGGGCTCATTGTGGCGCTCAAAGTGGCGGGCGGCTGA
- a CDS encoding TMEM175 family protein, whose amino-acid sequence MRTTRLEAFSDAVIAIIMTIMVLELKVPAGTSIASLTPVVPIFASYLLSFVNLAIYWNNHHHMMQVAKHVDGAIMWANMHLLFWLSLIPFATGWMGKDQFSSTPTAIYGFVLLMSAVAYYLLQRAIITRDGPESLLAKAVGKDSKGKLSPVLYLIAIPVAYVLPLISGLLFVVVAVMWMIPDRRIEEILPEEESV is encoded by the coding sequence ATGCGAACCACCCGGCTCGAGGCGTTCAGTGACGCGGTGATCGCGATCATCATGACCATCATGGTGCTCGAGTTGAAAGTACCGGCTGGAACCAGTATCGCCTCGTTGACGCCTGTAGTCCCAATCTTCGCGAGCTACCTCCTGAGCTTCGTCAACCTCGCGATCTACTGGAACAACCATCACCACATGATGCAGGTAGCCAAGCATGTAGATGGCGCGATTATGTGGGCGAACATGCACCTGCTGTTCTGGCTGTCGCTGATTCCGTTTGCGACTGGCTGGATGGGCAAAGACCAGTTTTCGTCCACCCCGACGGCCATTTACGGCTTCGTGCTGCTGATGTCGGCAGTGGCCTATTACCTCCTTCAGCGCGCCATCATCACTCGCGACGGACCCGAGTCATTACTGGCAAAGGCTGTTGGCAAGGATTCCAAGGGGAAGCTCTCCCCCGTTCTGTATCTCATCGCCATTCCAGTTGCCTACGTGCTCCCGTTGATCTCCGGGTTGCTGTTCGTCGTTGTCGCCGTAATGTGGATGATCCCCGATCGCCGCATCGAAGAAATCCTCCCAGAAGAAGAATCGGTCTGA
- a CDS encoding DinB family protein, whose translation MAESGAPELLAGLDKIEKESATDVAVLRRSLELSGAAIADLLKRALAGDGRIKGFKPHAAALLGYLVSHESHDRGQIVLTLKQAGHPVDKKTQFGLWEWGVR comes from the coding sequence GTGGCTGAAAGCGGGGCGCCCGAACTGCTTGCCGGTCTCGACAAGATCGAGAAAGAATCGGCGACTGACGTTGCCGTATTGCGCCGTTCGCTCGAGCTATCCGGTGCCGCAATCGCCGACTTGTTGAAGAGAGCTTTGGCGGGAGACGGAAGAATCAAGGGCTTCAAGCCGCACGCAGCTGCGTTACTCGGATACCTCGTCTCACATGAGTCTCACGACCGCGGCCAGATTGTTCTTACACTCAAGCAGGCCGGCCACCCCGTGGATAAAAAGACTCAGTTCGGATTGTGGGAATGGGGAGTTCGCTGA
- a CDS encoding acetamidase/formamidase family protein, whose product MSRMNRCLTLAVLAVPVALPLVAQDTVRFEPKIAQPTFAVREPVLRIKPKTVLISRTNFGPYYTEAGGAFPGEVGPIYIEGATTNDILVVKIRRVRPNHDIAAAQIYSDFGGLATESRVRMLNDPIKPRRYIWRLDRKRNTATTDLPDSRMKKIEIDLQPMLGRVAVAPRGAEAFSGIWPGNFGGNMDAPEIREGATVYLPIFHDGAYFYFGDGHARQGHGEVAGTGLETSMDVVLELDLIKGKTIDWPRVENKDYIMVVGSARPLMDAFRLAHVELIEWLADEYGFGKLDAYALLGQVGESSIANVVDPLYSVVAKFPKRFLPK is encoded by the coding sequence ATGAGTCGCATGAATCGCTGTCTCACACTCGCAGTGCTTGCTGTTCCTGTCGCCCTGCCGCTCGTCGCGCAGGACACCGTTCGCTTCGAACCAAAGATCGCGCAGCCGACCTTTGCCGTACGCGAGCCCGTTCTTCGAATCAAGCCGAAGACAGTCCTCATTTCCCGCACCAACTTCGGGCCCTACTACACTGAGGCAGGTGGTGCATTTCCCGGAGAAGTAGGGCCGATATATATCGAAGGCGCGACGACCAATGACATCCTCGTTGTCAAGATTCGGCGCGTACGGCCTAACCACGACATCGCGGCCGCTCAGATCTATTCGGACTTTGGCGGACTGGCGACTGAAAGCCGCGTCCGGATGCTCAATGACCCCATCAAGCCGCGGCGCTACATCTGGCGGCTCGATCGCAAGCGCAACACAGCCACGACGGATCTGCCCGACAGCCGGATGAAAAAAATCGAAATCGATCTCCAGCCGATGCTCGGCCGCGTCGCGGTCGCTCCCCGCGGCGCTGAGGCGTTCAGCGGAATCTGGCCCGGCAACTTCGGCGGTAACATGGACGCACCCGAGATTCGGGAAGGCGCTACCGTATATCTGCCGATCTTTCACGACGGCGCGTACTTCTACTTCGGCGACGGCCATGCACGGCAGGGTCACGGCGAAGTGGCCGGAACGGGGCTCGAGACGTCGATGGACGTCGTGCTGGAGCTCGACCTGATCAAGGGCAAAACCATCGACTGGCCCCGGGTGGAAAACAAGGATTACATCATGGTCGTCGGCTCGGCGCGTCCGCTGATGGACGCATTCCGGTTGGCGCACGTGGAGTTGATCGAATGGCTGGCCGATGAGTACGGGTTCGGCAAACTCGATGCGTATGCGCTGCTTGGCCAGGTAGGAGAAAGCTCCATCGCCAATGTCGTGGACCCGCTGTATTCGGTCGTTGCCAAATTTCCCAAACGCTTTCTGCCAAAATAA